In a single window of the Chondrocystis sp. NIES-4102 genome:
- a CDS encoding putative Na+-transporting ATP synthase yields MTISRTICLGFVAIISIGTLLLMMPFSTASGEWNSWIVALFTSTSAVCVTGLAVVDTGTYFSFWGQLTIALLAQVGGFGYMTMTTFLILLLGRKFDLRQKFAIQESFDRPFLQGSSSLIQSILSTTLICELTGIFLLLIAFVPQYGWSKGLWFSIFHSVSAWNNAGFGLLPDNFVQYQSSFLVNLVITGLIIFGGIGYQVIIEMYIWLRHKFQRQPGRFSFSLNFKVVVRTTIILLIGGAIAIFLTEFNNVDTLGSLSLKDKFLASWFQSVTTRTAGFNSIDQGKMTTAGLFITMGLMFIGASPSGTGGGIKTTTFSVLYHTTKSVLQGKDEVVLYQRQVPSTLILKAVAVLFGTAGSIVIMTTIISVLEPQIDFLPVLFEVISAFATVGLSTGITSSVSVASKVFLVLSMYIGRVSILLLIAAIIGDPRPSGLHYPEENLLVG; encoded by the coding sequence ATGACGATTTCTCGTACAATTTGCTTAGGTTTTGTAGCCATCATCTCAATAGGAACTCTACTATTAATGATGCCCTTTTCCACGGCTTCAGGGGAATGGAATAGTTGGATTGTGGCACTATTTACTTCTACTTCTGCTGTATGTGTTACGGGTCTTGCAGTAGTCGATACAGGCACTTATTTTTCTTTTTGGGGACAATTAACTATTGCTCTATTGGCTCAAGTTGGCGGTTTTGGATATATGACCATGACTACTTTCTTGATTTTACTTCTAGGCAGAAAATTTGACTTAAGACAAAAATTTGCTATTCAAGAATCTTTTGATCGACCTTTTTTGCAAGGTAGCAGCAGTTTAATACAATCTATTTTATCAACTACCTTAATTTGTGAGCTTACGGGTATATTTTTATTGCTCATTGCTTTTGTTCCTCAATATGGATGGTCGAAAGGACTATGGTTTTCTATTTTTCATAGTGTTAGTGCTTGGAATAATGCAGGCTTTGGGCTTTTGCCTGATAATTTTGTGCAATATCAATCCTCTTTTCTAGTTAATTTAGTTATTACAGGGTTGATTATTTTTGGTGGTATTGGGTATCAAGTAATTATTGAAATGTATATCTGGCTGCGACACAAATTTCAACGTCAGCCTGGAAGATTTAGTTTTTCTCTTAATTTTAAGGTGGTAGTGCGTACTACTATTATATTATTAATAGGTGGTGCGATCGCTATATTTTTAACTGAGTTTAATAATGTTGATACTTTAGGTTCTCTAAGTCTGAAAGATAAATTTCTAGCTTCTTGGTTTCAATCTGTGACTACAAGAACAGCAGGATTTAATAGTATTGATCAAGGTAAAATGACCACCGCAGGTTTATTTATCACTATGGGGCTAATGTTTATTGGTGCGAGTCCTAGTGGTACAGGTGGCGGTATTAAAACTACTACTTTTAGTGTTTTATATCATACTACTAAATCTGTTTTACAAGGAAAAGATGAGGTAGTGTTATATCAACGTCAAGTACCCAGTACCCTAATCTTAAAAGCAGTAGCAGTATTATTTGGGACAGCAGGTTCAATTGTAATCATGACCACTATCATTTCAGTACTTGAACCTCAGATTGATTTTCTACCAGTTTTATTTGAAGTTATTTCCGCCTTTGCCACAGTTGGCTTATCTACAGGTATTACTAGCAGTGTCTCAGTAGCTTCTAAAGTGTTTTTAGTGTTATCTATGTATATTGGTAGGGTAAGTATTTTGTTATTAATTGCTGCTATCATTGGTGATCCTCGTCCAAGTGGTCTTCATTATCCCGAAGAAAACTTACTGGTAGGGTAA
- a CDS encoding tRNA(Ile)-lysidine synthetase: protein MSQVYWTQLHNRIHKTLRQKSLLPPKAKILIAVSGGQDSLCLGKLLIDLSSKWDWQLAIAHCDHQWSTDAGIAIRVKEVAQTWQLPFYLTIANQIKETEAAARNWRYQALIEIAQKQGFEYIVTGHTKSDRAETFLYNLIRGAGADGLAALSWKRALTDKILLIRPILDIYRHETLAFCEQFNLPIWFDAVNENNKYARNRIRSHLIPYLQTNFNPQVENSLAQTAELLKADVEYLEACAQQLLQQAQQQQKLNRIILRNAPLAIQRRAIRQFLATIITRQPNFEQIEAVVQLITAPNKSRTSTLPGGAIAEVTGEWIVFNYN from the coding sequence ATGTCCCAAGTTTATTGGACTCAACTGCATAATAGAATACATAAAACCCTGCGTCAAAAATCACTTTTACCGCCCAAAGCCAAAATATTAATTGCAGTTTCAGGCGGACAAGATTCTCTTTGTTTGGGAAAATTATTAATAGATTTAAGCTCAAAATGGGACTGGCAACTAGCGATCGCTCATTGTGATCATCAATGGTCAACGGATGCAGGAATTGCAATAAGGGTTAAGGAGGTAGCGCAGACTTGGCAATTACCATTTTATTTAACCATAGCCAATCAGATCAAGGAAACAGAAGCAGCAGCAAGAAATTGGCGTTATCAAGCTTTAATTGAAATAGCCCAGAAACAGGGTTTTGAATATATCGTTACAGGACATACAAAGAGCGATCGCGCTGAGACTTTCTTATATAATTTAATTCGTGGTGCAGGGGCAGATGGTTTGGCTGCTTTAAGCTGGAAACGGGCTTTAACTGACAAAATATTACTCATACGTCCAATATTAGACATTTATCGCCATGAAACCTTAGCTTTCTGTGAGCAATTCAATTTACCTATCTGGTTTGATGCCGTCAATGAAAATAATAAATATGCTCGTAACCGCATTCGTAGTCATCTAATTCCTTATCTACAAACCAACTTCAACCCTCAAGTAGAAAATTCCTTAGCCCAAACAGCAGAATTACTAAAAGCGGATGTCGAATATCTCGAAGCTTGCGCCCAACAACTATTACAACAAGCACAACAACAACAAAAATTAAACCGTATAATCTTGCGTAATGCTCCTTTAGCTATCCAACGTCGAGCCATTCGTCAATTTCTAGCAACTATCATCACAAGACAGCCCAATTTCGAGCAAATAGAAGCAGTGGTGCAATTAATCACCGCCCCCAATAAAAGCCGTACGTCTACATTACCAGGTGGAGCGATCGCCGAAGTAACAGGAGAATGGATTGTGTTTAATTATAATTAA
- a CDS encoding glycosyl transferase family protein: MTEPTVSVIIPTYNCDRYIVQAIESVFIQENCHYEIIVIDDGSTDTTSAVLEPYSDRLRYIPQKNQGVAAARNHGISVAKGHLIAFLDADDYFLPGKLASQAEILDKRPDVGMVHSGWQRVDAQGNKLLDVCPWEQIPELNLESWLRWKPVLPSAMMFRRSWLQYVGGFDPRFPPAEDTNLVLKLALKGCKTSWLREITVCYRQHPDSAMHKGLPQARSLLAVTNDFFAQPNLPAQVKLMERSIRYGTLVWIAWYLHYTGHQVETTEYLKLAWNYRPNSGMETIVNWIESFAEFSHNWGVAFNVSNLVASDEWQELVQWMIQKTSKIDQINDH; the protein is encoded by the coding sequence ATGACAGAACCAACCGTCAGCGTAATTATCCCCACCTACAATTGCGATCGCTATATTGTTCAGGCAATTGAAAGTGTTTTTATCCAAGAAAATTGCCATTATGAAATAATTGTTATCGACGATGGATCTACAGATACAACCTCCGCAGTATTAGAACCCTACAGCGATCGCCTGCGTTATATTCCCCAAAAAAATCAAGGAGTTGCTGCTGCACGTAATCATGGTATTAGCGTGGCAAAAGGTCATTTAATCGCTTTTTTAGATGCGGATGATTATTTTTTACCAGGTAAATTAGCATCCCAAGCAGAAATATTAGATAAACGTCCTGATGTTGGTATGGTTCATAGTGGGTGGCAAAGAGTCGATGCTCAAGGTAATAAGTTATTAGATGTTTGTCCTTGGGAACAAATTCCCGAATTAAATTTAGAAAGTTGGCTACGCTGGAAACCTGTATTACCTAGTGCAATGATGTTTCGTCGCTCATGGCTACAATATGTGGGAGGTTTTGATCCTCGTTTCCCCCCCGCAGAAGATACTAATTTGGTTTTAAAACTAGCCTTAAAAGGTTGTAAAACCAGTTGGTTAAGAGAAATTACTGTGTGTTATCGACAACATCCAGACAGTGCGATGCACAAAGGATTACCTCAAGCTCGTTCTTTACTAGCAGTTACCAACGATTTCTTTGCTCAACCTAATTTACCTGCTCAAGTAAAATTAATGGAGCGATCTATACGTTATGGTACTTTGGTTTGGATTGCTTGGTATCTTCACTATACAGGGCATCAAGTCGAAACAACGGAATATTTAAAACTGGCTTGGAATTATCGCCCAAATTCGGGAATGGAGACTATAGTTAATTGGATTGAAAGTTTTGCTGAGTTTTCCCATAACTGGGGAGTTGCTTTTAATGTCAGCAATTTAGTTGCTTCTGATGAGTGGCAAGAGTTAGTTCAATGGATGATCCAAAAAACGAGTAAAATCGATCAAATAAATGATCATTAA
- a CDS encoding putative thiol-disulfide oxidoreductase DCC, with product MMKYYVVYDSDCNLCTTFAQLLQQYDRGSIFAYIPMKDQATLAQFDIFPTDCEAGMFLIDAQQPDKRWQGSNAAEEIARLLPLGEMFVAAYRAIPGMKWFGDRTYEQIRDHRYQWFGKTSN from the coding sequence ATGATGAAATATTACGTTGTATACGATAGTGACTGTAATCTCTGCACTACTTTTGCCCAACTCCTACAGCAATATGATCGCGGGTCAATTTTTGCCTATATTCCGATGAAAGATCAGGCGACTTTGGCGCAATTTGATATTTTTCCTACCGACTGTGAAGCAGGAATGTTTTTAATTGATGCTCAACAACCAGATAAAAGATGGCAGGGAAGTAATGCAGCAGAAGAAATTGCGCGTCTATTACCACTGGGAGAAATGTTTGTTGCTGCTTATCGGGCTATTCCTGGGATGAAATGGTTCGGCGATCGCACTTATGAACAAATCCGTGATCACCGTTATCAGTGGTTTGGTAAGACTAGTAATTAA